TTGTCAGTACAAAAGCAGAAAGTCCACGAAACCAAAGTTTAATATTCATCTTGTATCTCCATTAAAATTGTTCACCAGATCATCAAATTGTCATTAACTCAAACTAACTGAAGGAGGCTCACTCCAAGTCCCATAACCAGGTGCTTTCGCGCCAGGAGGATTAACCCCAACAGCCCGCCAGACAAGTCCTTCGGGATAGGATTGAGGACTGGGAATAAAATGGCTATTTTCTTTACCTGCACCATACCAGGCCTCCCATGCTTCGGGAAGTTCATACCAATTAGCCGTGTACCATAGTTTAATGATGTTGCGAGCAACAGGTCCACGTTTTGAAGATTCCAAAATTTGAGAGCGTAGTCCCTCGCTTAAAATTACGGGATCATATTTCTTTTTTGCTCTCTTATCAAGATCATGAAAGATAGTTAGCAATTCCCCAAATATGTCTTCACCAACCACCTTCAGAACGGTGTCAAAGTAAAGGTCAGCTTGTCCAGTTCCTTCCAGATCAAACCGAGAAAATCCTGTTACCTCTGCTGAGAAATCCAGGAAATACCCCATGAATTCAGGTGTCTTAATACTCACTAGTTATTTACCTCCACAAAGTTTCTAGGTTTTTATTTCTAGGTTTTTGAGTCTCAATTTTTGCTTTTTACTCAAACTTATAAATTGGACCTGCATGAACACCATCCAGTCCCGGAATAGGGTTACGAATCAGACTAGTAGCCAATTCCTTGAGTCGGAACATACTGCCCACCGCAGGAAGCAACTGCTCAGGATGACCATTAAAGGAATGTTCAATCTCTGCAAGGAATCTGCTATAAGCTTGCTGGAACTCCAGTGCGTGAGCATATAATTCTGAATCTGCGTCACAATAACTTCTGAGTTTACTCAACGTCAGATTATCCATCACGGGATAAACAGCGTCCCAATCTACAGTCAAGGTTTCACCTGTAGGCTGATCAGGCTGATCTGATTTCGTTGGATCTTCCTTGTCTATCTTATAGTAGCGACCCTTCAGGAGTTGCTGGAAACGGAAGTAATGAGAAAGTTCTTTTTCAGAATCATAGATAGTTGTAGTTCCAGACCCTTCACCTTGAGTTTGAATGATATACAATGCCTTGATAGCAGAATCAAGATCCGTCACCTTGACGATATCTCCCGCACCATCATAGTAATACTCAGGGGTAATTTGCTTTCTGGGATCACCAATGAAGAGATTCTTCCCTTCATCCTTATACTTCTTATCAAGTGCCTTTAAGCCCCGAATCACTTCTGTATAGAATAATCCAATGGTGTCGTAGCTTAAGTTATCCTTTTTACCAGCAAGTTTTAAAAAACTGTGTCTTCTTGTTTGTTGAGTGCGAGATTCTACTAATGCTTTTTTTTCACTTACATGATGAGAACGTTCAATGTTACAAAATGTCTCTACTGTTTCTTTGGAAAACTTGCCAACATTAACTTCAAAGTCAACTTCTCCCGTAGGTAAGTGAGTCGGGTATGTGGGAACAAAGTCAGGATTAGTCAAAACTCCTGTGATATTTCCTCCCACCGCATTAAACACATTGGCTACTAAAGTGAGATGGAGCATTTCCTCTACAGCGACGGTGCGAATAAAGTGAAAAGCTTCCAAATTTGAGCCTGGTTTCAGGGAGTAAAGGGCAGTGAGATAAGGGGGAAGAGTCGCGTGTTCTATCATCAAGCCCTGAATGAGATAGTAATGCAGGTCTTCAACCGTTGTAATCAACTCTAAACTATCAATCATCAAATACCTCTGCTGACAATATTTTCAAAAGTTGTATAATTCAGTGCGCCTTGTTGTTTTAAATCCTAGAGATTTACAGGCTTAGATGTAAGAGCTAAGTCCCTAAGCATCTCCTCAGTAGCCATATAAGTGAGAGCGGCTATACTCAATAGACATCTCCGAAAAAGAATAAAATTATGGTATAAGAGTATAAAATGCTATTTTTAGTAAAGCATTATGAGCAGTATATTCGATTATATCCAAAATAATCCCCAGGAAGCACAGCGTTTAGTAGGGCTGAAATATGAACAGTTGCAGGAACTTTTAGACAAAGCCATTAAACTGCACAATCATAAACGAGAATTGCTTGAAGATAGAAAAGTGAGAATTATTCTGGGTGGAGGTGGTCGCAGACCAAAATTATCACCATCGGAGCAAATAATTCTCACCCTAACATATTTACGACATTTAACCACATTTCAACTATTGGGTATTCAATTTGGCGTGAGTGAAACAACTGCAAATGATACGTTTAACTATTGGTTGCCATTATTGGGAGAATTATTACCACCAAGTTTAGTAGAACAGGTAAAAAAAACTCCAGTGACTATGAAATTGTTAAAGAAGTTTTAACAGACTTTGAACTAATCGTAGATAGCTATGAACAGCCCATAGAAAGACCTTCAGAGTATCAACAGCAGGAAAAATATTACTCAGGTAAGAAGAAAATGCACACTAGAAAAAGTCAATTAATTGTTCTGCCTAATGGTAGAGATATTGTTGATGTAGTAGCTGGTGAGCCAGGACGAAAAAGTGACATAAATTTATTTCGGGAAAATAAAAATGGGTTTGAAGAGAAACAAAAATTTTCCGGTGACAAAGCTTACCAAGGAGAGAAATCAATTAAAACACCTGAAAAAAAGCCTAGAAAAAAAGAATTAAGTTCTGAACAAAAAATTCAAAATAAAGAACTGGCATCAGAGCGCATATTTGTAGAACATTTAATTCGTTTAGTGAAGATATTTAGAGTAGCTCAAGAAAGATTTAGATTAAATTCCTCTAAATACGAGCAGATAATTATGACTATTTGTGGACTCGTTAGATTACGCATTGGCACATTTATTTTGTAACTATAAAAACTTGAAATTATTTATAATAAAATTACCTCAAAGAGATCCTACTTTTGGCTAATTACCAACAACACGCATTTCTAACACCTATTCTACCGTAGAATCTCAGGATATTTGCAGTTAGCGATCGCTCACCAAAAATATCGTAACTGCAAGGGTTTGATAGTTTTCGGAGATGTCTAATGTAGTATTGGAACTACCAATGGAGGGCATACTTCCTGCTCCAACCATGTAAAGATTCCGATGATCCCAAGAACGCATATATTTATCAACAACCGAGTTGTCTTTAGTCGTTCCCATGACGTGAGTTCCTGAAAAGTGATTTCCTCCCCGGAACCAGTAGCCTTCACCTTCATACTCAAAATAGGCAGGGTCTGTGTCATCGTAATGGGTATGATCTTCCGCACCTAAATCCTTGAAAATCTTCTTGGAGAGATTTCGGGCGTAAGCAAAGGTTTTTTTGCAATAATCAGGTACATCAAAATGAATGACAGGACGATAATTACCCAGTTGATCCTTATATTGAGGATCAATTGTGACTCGGTTATTGTAATCGGCGGGTAATTCGCACATGAAGGCTAATAGTAACTGCCGTGATATCTTGCTAATCAGTTCTTGACGCAGTTGAGAACCATACAGATTCCCCTTTTCCACAGCATTTCGCACTATGTCAGTAGCGCCTGTTCCTGACCATCCCCAACCATCATTATGGATATCCATTGCAAATGTGCATTGGTTGTGACGAAACTTACCTTTACGGAAAGTTCCGATTCCTGATGTCACTAGGGGTCCTCGCATTGTCCCAGTTACTTCCGGCATCAAAGCCCAAGCTAAGAGGAAAGGATGATCCATGAGGTTGCGTCCCATTAGATCATTGCTACTCTTCAAATTGGAAGCAAGCATCAGCTTGGCATTTTCGACTGCATGGGCAGCTAAGACAAATAAAGTGCCTTGAGCTATACCAACGATATGATCAGGAGAGTTTTTATCCTGATAGTGCTTGTAGTGAATAGCGGTGACACGACCGTTATCGGGATTAACTTCCACTTTATAGGCTACAGCCTGGGCAAGTAAATCTACTCGATCAGGAAAAGCTATGGTATTTAAGGTTTTGCGGGCATCATACTTCGCTTGCACTGGACAGATAGGGACACAGTTCGCGTTACCTTGGCAGCGTTCCCCATACTCTAGAGGCTTAACACTAGCAATTCCATCAGGAACGAAGCGAATATCAGCTTTATGCCCGTACTCATTATACTTGGGATTAGGGATACTATTGCGACCTTGAGGAAAGGTACTGAGTTGTAATTTAATGGTCTCGCCTTCTAGTTCGACGGTAGATCCTTTCAGTCCCTCACTAACTTTCTGATCCAAGTAAGAAGGAGGAAGCTCCAACATAGGGAACACATAGCCCTCTTTAAAGGGAACACCTAGACGTTTTTGTCCTTCTACGTCTCCAGAAACCCCCATTTCATACTCCGCTTGGCGGTAGTAGGGCATCAGGTCTTCATACTTAATTGGCCAGTCAAGACCTTTGCCATACCTAGTTTTTAATTCAAAATCTTCGGGTAGCATTCGGATGGTTTTCCCTTCCCAGTGCATGGTAGTTCCGCCCAATACCCTTGTATAAGAACCGCTAAGAGGTAATGGTCCTTTTTCTTCAAAATAATGATTAGCTCCATCAGTGGGGCTAAGGGCATTACGGTTTACGGGATAAGGGGAGTTGGCGTTCTTGTCTACTGCGCCATAGAAGGTATCAACGTGACCTTGAAAGCCCTCAAGGGTTAAACCATAACCAGTTCCCGCTTCCAGGATTAAAACCCGCTTTCCTTGCTCACTAAGTTGTTTGGCAACAATGGCTCCAGCTACTCCCGCTCCGACTATGACTACATCGTAGAAGGTTTGAGAAACAGTCTCGGAAGTAACGAAGTTTACTGTAGTCCGACTTTGGCTCATATATTACTCCTTAGCACGTATTTAATTGACCCAATGATGTCAGGAACTTTCACGTAAGTAATCTATCAAGCATGAATGTATTTAGTCAACACTTAGTAGATAATTGTTTTATAGACTTGATTGTAGAAAGATTCGTTGATTATTAATGTATTAAATATTGGGTTAATATCAGTAAATATTTGGTTAATACTTAGTAAATGTTCCGTAAATTTTCTGAATAAATCTGTTGAAATATAAGCAAATTGTGCGATTTTAACGGGATTATTGAATATTTCATAAGCTTCATTGATATTTTAGTAATAATTAGTAATATTTAGTAATATTATGCTTAGTATTCTGTATGAAAAAACAGAAGATAAGCTAAAGATAAGAGTAATCTTCGGAAATATGTGTATTGTTCAGTATTTGCAGTTAGATTTCTCTCTGCCCGTGAACTACAAATTTAATGGATACTGCTAAATTTCCGGCTTTGATGTTAGCGCAAGAATATCATCAACGTTGGGAGGCAGAGAATACTTTAGATGAGTTGAAAATCCATCTGAATGGTCGAAAAACACATATCCGTTCTAAGAATCCTCGTGAAGTAGTCCAAGAAATTTATGGTTGGTTGTTGGCACATTATTGCCTCCGTTGTTTAATGTTTCAAAGTGCTACTTTGAAGAATATTTCTCCATTAAGGTTAAGTTTTGTTGGCAGTCTCCGAGTGATTCGTCGGGCGATTCCTGAGTTTCAGCGTCAGATAAATAATCAACTGGATATCAACACATATTACAGTTGGTTAATTGCCGAAATCTCAGATTTGGAAATTCCTTTACGACAACATAGAAGTAATCCCAGAGTAGTCAAAAAAGCCCGCTCAAAGTTTAAGAGTAAAAAACGAAGTCATCGAAATCATGGTACTCCTCGACAACAACTATCTTTTCAAATTGTTAAACAGGCAAGTTGAATATATCCATTTTGATGCTTTAAATTTTTCATTCTCAATTTATAGTTCCACGGTTTAAGGATATTCTCATCAATTGACAATTAAGTTTTTTATACGTGCCTTTTGTTAGGTATAAGCAACTTTTTTAGCTTTTGTTGTTCTCGTAATCTATACGCGAACAAAATTTCTTTGACTTTACCCTCTATCTCCCCTTAACCGAACAGTATTGCTTGAAGATTAGTATAGTAACCGGATTTAATGTATGAGTTAATTCACGTAGAGATAGTGGGAAAAGCAGGATAGATAACTACTGAGTTTGGTATGGACACACCACACCAGCTATAAATAACCAAATAGGAGTCCTAATATGTTACAAAAGTTTTCTGAAGAAACAAGAGCCTTATTCCGTAAAGAAATACAAGAATATGGATTTATGAAGGATGAATTAGTTGGTGGAGAAATTGATAGGGATGTTTACGGAGTTAATATTGCTTGTGCTTGGCCTCTGCCTACAGAAATCAGGGAAATTTATGAGGAAATGTATGAGAAATTGCAAGAACTAGAAGGTGCTTATATATATCCATATACCCAAACACACATTACAATCGTAACAGTTATTAACTTTAAAAAAACGCTGAATAAAATTAAAAAATGCTTAGATCCTGATATCTTGAAACTGTTAAAAATGAGAATAGAAAACATAGTCCAGCACAAACCAATTAAAATATTTATTGATTCTCCAGTATTATTAAGGTCTGCTGCATTCTTCCCGATATACAATCCTGGAGGAGAGATATATGAAATACGAAAGGAAGCTTTGAATATCTTAAAAGGTGATAATAGAGATTATGACTTAGATACGCCAATATCTATTCATTCAACAATTTTACGCTTCCAGGAAGTTCCTACAGATAGTGAAAAGTTTCTTCATGAATTTGAAGAAATTACTAAAAATTTCTCTGTAGTGGAAGGAATAGTTAGGGAAGTGTATGTAACTGAGGAGTTAAAGCCTTACATGAAAAAGGGAAGTATTTTAGAAAAAATTGACTGCGGAAAGTTGGCTTTGTAAACCTCTAATTTTTCATAAATGAAGATAATAACTCCCGGTTCGCCCATTTTTTAGGGAGTTAGGAAAAATGTGCAGATAAAAGTATAATCAGAGACAGGTTATACAAAATAAGCTAGGTAAGTATATGTTCGACGTTATGGCAACTGAATCCATAATTACAAACGAACGAGTAGATGACATACCCGTACTACTCACACAGATAGAACGGATGGGTGTACAAAAGCTAATAGATAAAAACTTCCCCACCCATGGAAATTGGCGAGGACAAAGCTTGGGGAATGTAGCAGTGATCTGGTTAACACATATCTTATCGCAAGCAGACCACCGTTTAAATCAAGTTCAAGCCTGGGCTGGTAAACGGTTAGAAACATTGAAAAAATTGATTGGTGAAAGCTTAAACGAACTTGACCTAACCGATGACCGATTAGAAGCAGTATTGCGTTACCTTAACTGTGACGAGAACTGGTATGCGTTTGAAGAAGAACTAGGAAGTAATTTGTTGCAAGTGTATGATATCAAACCAGAACGGGTACGACTGGATAGTACAACAGCTTCAAGTTATTGCGGGGTGAATACTGAAGGGCTATTTCAGTGGGGTCATAGCAAAGACCATCGTCCAGATTTGGCACAAGTCAAAATCATGCTATCAACATTAGACCCATTAGGAATGCCAATAGCAACGGAAATATTATCGGGAGAAAAAGCAGATGACCCTTTATATATCCCAGCAATTGAGAGAGTCCGTTCGACGCTAAAACAGTCAGGATTACTGTATATTGGGGACTGTAAAATGGCATCAATGGGGACAAGAACCCATATTGTATCAGGGGGAGATTTTTATCTATGTCCTTTAAATGCCAAGCAAACACCGACAGAAAAATTAAGAGAATATCTGCAACCAGTTTGGGATGAAAAACAAGAATTGACAACTATCAATTATGATTATGCAGATGGAAAAACGAGAGAGATTGCTGAAGGATTTGAACTAAAATTGCTCCAAAAAGAAAAGATTAACGAGCAAGAAATATCTTGGGAAGAGCGACAATTAGTAGTCCGTTCTTATGCCATTGCCCAGACAGAGGAAAAATATCTACGTGAACGCATACAGAAAACCGTTCATGCTCTTGAACAACTAAAAATCCCCAAACGCGGCAAGAAAAAGCTGACATAATTTCCAGAGTGGGAGTTATCTGTAGCTGAGATTCTCAAGCGTTATCGGACTGGAGGATTATTTGAAATTGATATTCAAACTCAGCGAGTTGAAAAAGTTAAAAGACAATATGGAGAACGTCAATCTCAAATAGTAGAAGAAGTTTCCTTTAATTTGGATTTTAAAATTAATGAAGATGCGGTTAAACAACAAGTTCAACTGTTAGGCTGGCGAGTTTATGTCACTAATGAAACTGAAGCTAACCTGAGTTTGAAACAAGCAGTTCGTGCTTATAGAGATGAGTATTTGACAGAACGAGGATTTGCTCGACTTAAAGGCTTTCCTCTTTCTTTAACTCCAATTTATTTACAACGTGAAGACCATATTACTGGTTTGATCCGACTACTTTCAATTGGTTTGCGAGTTTTGACTCTTTTAGAGTTTCAGGTTCGTCGCCATCTTGACAAAAATCAAGAAAAATTGGCTGGACTTTATGCTGGTAATCCTCAGCGCAAAACGGCACGTCCTACTGCTGAAATGCTTCTTGCTGCATTTAAAGAAATCACATTGATATTAATTGAGGTTAACAACGAAGTCTACACTCATTTAACTACTCTTTCCTCTTTGCAGCAGCGTATTCTTGTTTTACTTGGGTTTCCCCCTACTATTTATACTCAGCTTAGTGGTCAATCTTTTACTCCTGAGTAGAATTCTTCTATCTCTCGCAAAAATGGGCGAACCGGGAGTAATAACCAATTATAAATTAATTTGTAACTGCTTAGCGAGTAGTAATTAAGGCGGGAAAAACAGAGACATTACCAAGTAGAGGCATATCTAATGACCAAAGTTCAGAATTAGTGGTGGATCAAAAAATATTTTCTTGTGGAACCCTTGCATCAACTTAAAAAAACTCTTGGTCAGATTATGACTCACAATTGAAACTTGTGTCCATAATTCAACCTAAAACATTATGTTCTCTATCGCCTAAAAGTCTTATTATTTCGTTACTAGCAGGGCATTTTATACCTCACAAATTAGGACATTAAACCCCTAAAAGCACTCAAGGAAGTAGTGTGCTTTTAAACTGTGTACCATATTTTATAAACTGGATAATAAAAACGAGCCAATTCACTCAAGCCATCCTACCTTTAGGAACGAAAGCCAGTGTCAAATCCTCAAGAACAGTGTCGCATCATAGCCCTCTTTAACCAAGCAGGTGGTGTCGCCAAATCAACACTCACCCAAAACCTGGGCTACCAC
The window above is part of the Nodularia spumigena CCY9414 genome. Proteins encoded here:
- a CDS encoding ferritin-like domain-containing protein; the encoded protein is MIDSLELITTVEDLHYYLIQGLMIEHATLPPYLTALYSLKPGSNLEAFHFIRTVAVEEMLHLTLVANVFNAVGGNITGVLTNPDFVPTYPTHLPTGEVDFEVNVGKFSKETVETFCNIERSHHVSEKKALVESRTQQTRRHSFLKLAGKKDNLSYDTIGLFYTEVIRGLKALDKKYKDEGKNLFIGDPRKQITPEYYYDGAGDIVKVTDLDSAIKALYIIQTQGEGSGTTTIYDSEKELSHYFRFQQLLKGRYYKIDKEDPTKSDQPDQPTGETLTVDWDAVYPVMDNLTLSKLRSYCDADSELYAHALEFQQAYSRFLAEIEHSFNGHPEQLLPAVGSMFRLKELATSLIRNPIPGLDGVHAGPIYKFE
- a CDS encoding helix-turn-helix domain-containing protein, with protein sequence MSSIFDYIQNNPQEAQRLVGLKYEQLQELLDKAIKLHNHKRELLEDRKVRIILGGGGRRPKLSPSEQIILTLTYLRHLTTFQLLGIQFGVSETTANDTFNYWLPLLGELLPPSLVEQVKKTPVTMKLLKKF
- a CDS encoding HARBI1 family protein; amino-acid sequence: MVAIIGRIITTKFSRTGKKNSSDYEIVKEVLTDFELIVDSYEQPIERPSEYQQQEKYYSGKKKMHTRKSQLIVLPNGRDIVDVVAGEPGRKSDINLFRENKNGFEEKQKFSGDKAYQGEKSIKTPEKKPRKKELSSEQKIQNKELASERIFVEHLIRLVKIFRVAQERFRLNSSKYEQIIMTICGLVRLRIGTFIL
- a CDS encoding GMC family oxidoreductase translates to MSQSRTTVNFVTSETVSQTFYDVVIVGAGVAGAIVAKQLSEQGKRVLILEAGTGYGLTLEGFQGHVDTFYGAVDKNANSPYPVNRNALSPTDGANHYFEEKGPLPLSGSYTRVLGGTTMHWEGKTIRMLPEDFELKTRYGKGLDWPIKYEDLMPYYRQAEYEMGVSGDVEGQKRLGVPFKEGYVFPMLELPPSYLDQKVSEGLKGSTVELEGETIKLQLSTFPQGRNSIPNPKYNEYGHKADIRFVPDGIASVKPLEYGERCQGNANCVPICPVQAKYDARKTLNTIAFPDRVDLLAQAVAYKVEVNPDNGRVTAIHYKHYQDKNSPDHIVGIAQGTLFVLAAHAVENAKLMLASNLKSSNDLMGRNLMDHPFLLAWALMPEVTGTMRGPLVTSGIGTFRKGKFRHNQCTFAMDIHNDGWGWSGTGATDIVRNAVEKGNLYGSQLRQELISKISRQLLLAFMCELPADYNNRVTIDPQYKDQLGNYRPVIHFDVPDYCKKTFAYARNLSKKIFKDLGAEDHTHYDDTDPAYFEYEGEGYWFRGGNHFSGTHVMGTTKDNSVVDKYMRSWDHRNLYMVGAGSMPSIGSSNTTLDISENYQTLAVTIFLVSDR